A genomic region of Mobula hypostoma chromosome 16, sMobHyp1.1, whole genome shotgun sequence contains the following coding sequences:
- the LOC134357619 gene encoding basic salivary proline-rich protein 2-like, translated as MELIVGTHPVFRELHTEVTSSGPPHRGHALRTPITEDTATGPPSLRTHAQDPHTEDTPSGPPSPRTRPQDPHHRGHALRTPHTEDMLSGPPSPRTDPEDPHTEDTPSGPPSPRTEPEDPHTEDTPSGPPSPRTRPQDPHHRGHTLRTPHTEDMLSGPPSPRTDPEDPHTEDTPSGPPSPRSCPQDPPHRGYALRTPITEDTPSGPPHRGHTLRTPITEDTPAGPPHRGHTLRTPITEDTPSGPPH; from the coding sequence GAACTCCACACTGAGGTCACGTCCTCAGGACCCCCACACCGAGGACACGCtctcaggacccccatcaccgagGACACGGCCAcaggacccccatcactgagGACACACGCTCAGGACCCCCACACCGAGGACACGCcctcaggacccccatcaccgagGACACGCcctcaggacccccatcaccgagGTCACGCCCTCAGGACCCCCCACACAGAGGATATGCtctcaggacccccatcaccgagGACAGACCCTGAGGACCCCCACACCGAGGACACGCcctcaggacccccatcaccgagGACAGAGCCTGAGGACCCCCACACCGAGGACACGCcctcaggacccccatcaccgagGACACGCcctcaggacccccatcaccgagGTCACACCCTCAGGACCCCCCACACAGAGGATATGCtctcaggacccccatcaccgagGACAGACCCTGAGGACCCCCACACCGAGGACACGCcctcaggacccccatcaccgagGTCATGCCCTCAGGACCCCCCACACAGAGGATATGCcctcaggacccccatcaccgagGACACGCCCTCAGGACCCCCACACCGAGGACACACcctcaggacccccatcaccgagGACACGCCCGCAGGACCCCCACACCGAGGACACACcctcaggacccccatcaccgagGACACGCCCTCAGGACCCCCACACTGA